The stretch of DNA ATTGCTGACTGACAGCTTTCGGCTCTTGGCCTCATGCATCCACAAACTATTTGAATTAGTCACATTctcatcctccttctctttgttgtgtttttcctgtAGCCATGCGTGTTCCTTTTCGTCTTTTGTCTGCCTTTTCTTTTGGTCCATTGGGAGCTCCTTATCCTTCCACATATCTTCATCACTCAAGCTCTCTACGTCAATGTCATCGCTGTCACGTGCCTGGATTAATTTATTGGCCACTTTggctttcttccccttctcctccctctctctttgtgttatctgctccagctctctccttgtcttctcttgcatctcttttttctttctctcctcttctcttagtTTGgccctttccttttctctcagcctctcctcctgttcctttctctccatttctgcttccatccctctcttcctcctttcgtCCTCTTTCAGTTGTTCCATCATGGCtttcctcttgctctcctcttctttcagtCTCACAGTTTTCATTTCTCGCTGTGTCTCCACTTTTAGCTGTCTTGATTTGTTCTCCTCTTCcaatctcctttctttttctctatctattTTGGTCGTTCCATTGTCCTTCAGGAAGAGCAAGTCTAGGTCTACACTGGCCTCCTCACTTTCCTTCCAGTCTTCTTCTGATCCATCCTCAGTGTCTTCAAAGGATAGTCCCATGGACTTCCACAGCTGTGAGGTCTCCTCCTCTATTTTCCACATCATATCCGCgttcctctcgtctctcgtctgtggctctttcactttctcatcctccgtcttctccatctcttcttttcctgaatTCTCACttccctcttgtctctcctttcctttttgcCTCTGGTCTtcatgtttctccctctccctttctttgtttatttcaatttctgcttcctctcttgttcgctccatctcctccatccttctttcctgttcctctctttttcgctccatctcctctctttttctcaccatctctgctatcatcatcttcatctctgCTTTAGTTCTCTCCATCACTGCTCtaattctctccatctttacctttctttcctcttcctctctgattAGATCCACCTCCTTCGCCTGTTTCTCCACCTCATCCATCCACAAGTCATCAGAGTCATCAGAGTCAGTCTCCCCGTCGCTGTCATCACTGTCTCCTGACAGAGTCTCCCACCTCCTTTTCATCTCCTTCTCAGTTTCCTTCCAGTCTTCTTCTGATCCATCCTCAGTGTCTTCAAAGGATAGTCCCATGGACGTCCATGGCTGGGAGGTCTCCTCCTCTATTTTCTCACttccctcttgtctctcctttccATTTTGCCTCTGGTCttcatgtctctccctctccatttctttgtgtgtttgaatttctACTTCATCTCTTTTTCGCTCCATCaccactctcactttctcaatctcctctctctttctcaccatctctgctttagctctctccatctcctctctctttctcaccatctctgctttagctctctccatctcctctctctttctcaccatctctgctttagctctctccatctcctctctctttctcaccatctctgctttagctctctccatctcctctctctttctcaccatctctgctttagctctctccatctcctctctctttctcaccatctctgctttagctctctccatctctatccctctttcctgTTTCTGTCTATTCAGCTCTGTctccactctcactttctcaatctcctctctgtttctctctgtttcccgtCTCTCCAACTCATCCATCCACAAGTCATCGGAGTCAGTCGCCCGGTCGCTGTCATCGCTGTCTCCTGAAAGAGTCTCCCCCCTCCTGTTCATCACCTCTTCAGtctttctcatctcctccttttctctcacttttcttgcctcctctcttgctttctcctcctcaatctctgtctttctcctctcgtcctcttttTGCTCCTTCTGTGctgctttctccatctcctctttctttatcaCCATCTCTGCTATCATCATCTCCTCCGTCCTTTTTTcctgttcttctctttttcgCTCTGTCtcaactctcactttctcaatctcctctctctttctctctgtttcccgtCTCTCCAACTCATCCATCCACAAGTCATCGGAGTCAGTCGCCCAGTCGCTGTCATTGCTGTCCCCTGACAGAGCCTTCCCCTTCCTGTTCATCACCTCTTCAGTCTTTCTCAtctcctcattttctctcacttttctctcctcctctcgtgcTTTCTCCTCCTtaatctctatctttctcctctcgtcctcttttTGCTCCTTCTGTGctgctttctccatctcttttttctttctttcctcctctatcTTTTGGATGATTTCTAAGTCTCTGTTCATCCTGGGTGTCTTGTTTGCTGTCTGtgctaccatctctctctgtgttctctcttctttctttccaacATAGTccacctctctcatcctcttttcctccatctgcctctgtttctctctctctgcatcctcttcatctgtttttgcctttaGCTGGGTCCATGTATTCATATCATCATTACTGAGTGTCATCAGAAGTGTGTGTCCTACCTCAGAATGATCTTGTTTGACATGATCAGTCTCTGTATTATCAAATTGCTGGATCTTCCATACATTGCTGACTGACAGCTTTGGGCTCTTGGCCTCATGCATCCACAAACTATTTGAATTAGTCACAGTCTTGGAGTCACTTGGATTCtcattttccttctctttgttgtgtttttcctgtAGCCATGCATGTTCCTTTTCGTCTTTTGTCTGCCTTTTCTTTTGGTCCATTGGGAGCTCCTTATCCTTCCACATATCTTCATCACTCAAGCTCTCTACGTCAATGTCATCGCTGTCACATGCCTGGATTAATTTCTTGGCCACTTTggctttcttccccttctcctccctctctctttgtgttatctgctccagctctctccttgtcttctcttgcatctcttttttctttctctcctcttctcttagtttgtccctttccttttctctcagcctctcctcctgttcctttctctccatttctgcttccatccctctcttcctcctttcgtCCTCTTTCAGTTGTTCCATCATGGCtttcctcttgctctcctcttctttcagtCTCACAGTTTTCATTTCTCGCTGTGTCTCCACTTCTAGCTGCCTTGATTTGTTCTCCTCTTCCaatctcctttcttttcctctatctATTTCAGTCTTTTCATTGTCCTTCAGGAAGAGCAAGTCTAGGTCTACACTGGCCTCCTCAGTTTCCTTCCAGTCTTCTTCTGATCCATCCTCAGTGTCTTCAAAGGATAGTCCCATGGACTTCCACAGCTGGGAGGTCTCCTCCTCAATTTTCCACATCATATCTGAGTTCCTCTTGTCTCTCGTTTGGGGCTCATTCACTTTCtcatcctccttcttctccatcttctccttcttttcttttcctgaaTTATCACTTCCCTCTTGTCTATCCTTTCCTTTTTGTCTCtggtctttatctctctccttctccatgtcTTTGTGTATTTCCATTTTTACCTCCTCACTTTTTTGCTGGGTCTCTACTGTCACTTTctcaatctcctctctctttctcactatctTTGCTTTAGCTCTCTCCATGTCTATCCTTCtttcctgttcctctctttttcgctctgtctccactctcactttctcaatattctgtcttcttttctctatcgcctgtttctctctttccatttctttgtatctttccatctctgttctccttctctccacttcCTCGTTTCTTAGAATCTCCTCTCTCATTTGCTCCACCTCCTTCGCCTGTTTCTCCACCTCATCCATCCACACGTCATCAGAGTCAGTCTCCCCGTCGCTGTCATCGCTGTCTCCTGAGAGAGCCTCCCCCCTCCTGTTCATCTCCTCCTCAGTTTCCTTCCAGTCTTCTTCTGATCTATCCTCAGTGTCTTCAAAGGATAGTCCCATGGACTTCCATGGCTTGCAGGTCTCCTCCTGTATTTTCTCACttccctcttgtctctcctctcctttttgcCTCGGGTCttcatgtctctccctctccatttctttgtGTATTTGAATTTCTACTTCATCTCTTTTTCGCTCCATCaccactctcactttctcaatctcctctctctttctcaccatctctgctttagctctctcaatctctatccctctttcctgtctctgtctattcAGCTCTGTCtcaactctcactttctcaatctcctctctgtttctctctgtttcccgtCTCTCCAACTCATCCATCCACAAGTCATCGGAGTCAGTCGCCCGGTCGCTGTCATCGCTGTCTCCTGAAAGAGTCTCCCCCCTCCTGTTCATCACCTCTTCAGtctttctcatctcctccttttctctcacttttcttgcctcctctcttgctttctcctcctcaatctctatctttctcctctcgtcctcttttTGCTCCTTCTGTGctgctttctccatctcctctttctttctcaccatctctgctatcatcatctcctccatccttttctcctgttcttctcttttttgctctgtctcaactctcactttctcaatctcctctctctttctctctgtttcccgtCTCTCCAACTCATCCATCCACAAGTCATCGGAGTCAGTCGCCCAGTCGCTGTCATCGCTGTCTCCTGACAGAGCCTCCCCCCTCCTGTTCATCACCTCTTTAGtctttctcatctcctccctttctctcacttctttcttctcctcaatctctttctttttcctctcgtCCTCTTTTTGCTCCTTCTGTGctgctttctccatctcttttttctttctttcatcctctATCTTTTGGACTATTTCTAAGTCTCCGCTCATCCTGAgtgtcttgttttctttctgtgctaccatctcccccttttttctctcttttttctttcctccgtTGTCCacatctctcatcctcttttcgtccatctgcctctgtttctctctctctgcatcctcttcatctgtttttgcctttaGCTGGGTCCATGTATTCATATCATCATTACTGAGTGTCATCAGAAGTGTGTGTCCTACCTCAGAATGATCTTGTTTGACATGATCAGTCTCTGTATTATCAAATTGCTGGATCTTCCATACATTGCTGACTGACAGCTTTGGGCTCTTGGCCTCATGCATCCACAAACTATTTGAATTAGTCACAGTCTTGGAGTCACTTGGATTctcatcctccttctctttgttgtgtttttcctgtAGCCATGCATGTTCCTTTTCGTCTTTTGTCTGCCTTTTCTTTTGGTCCATTGGGAGCTCCTTATCCTTCCACATATCTTCATCACTCAAGCTCTCTACGTCAATGTCATCGCTGTCACGTGCCTGAATTAATTTCTTGGCCACTTTggctttcttccccttctcctccctctctctttgtgttatctgctccagctctctccttgtcttctcttgcatctcttttttctttctctcctcttctcttagtTTGgccctttccttttctcttagcctctcctcctgttcctttctctccatttctgcttccatccctctcttcatcctttCGTCCTCTTTCAGTTTTTCCATCATGGCtttcctcttgctctcctcttctttcagtCTCACAGTTTTCATTTCTCGCTGTGTCTCCACTTTTAGCTGTCTTGATTTGTTCTCCTCTTCCaatctcctttcttttcctctatctATTTCGGTATTTCCATTGTCCTTCAGGAAGAGCAAGTCTAGGTCTACACTGGCTTCCTCACTTTCATTCCAGTCTTCTTCTGATCCATCCTCAGTGTCTTCAAAGGATAGTCCCATGGACTTCCACAGCTGGGAGGTCTCCTCCTCTATTTCTTGCATCATATCTGTGTTCCTTTCGTCTCTTGTCTGTggctctttcactttctcatcctcctccttctccatcttctccttctcttcttttcctgaatGCTCACttccctcttgtctctcctttcctttttgcCTCTGGTCTtcatgtttctccctctccctttctttgtttatttcaatttctgcttcctctctttttcgctccatctcctccatccttctttgctgctcctctcttttttgctctgtctccactctcaatttctcaatctcctctctctttctctctgtttcctgtctCTCCAACTCATCCTCCCACAAGTCATCGGAGTCAGTCGCCCCGTCGCTTTCATTGCTGTCTCCTGACAGAGCCTCCCCCCTCCTGTTCATCACCTCTACAGTCTTTCTcatctccttcctttctctcacttctttcttctcctcaatctctttctttctcctctcgtgCTCTTTTTGCTCCTTCTGTGCtgcttcctccatctcttttttctttctttcatcctctATCATTTGGACTATTTCTAAGTCTCTGCTCATCCTGAgtgtcttgttttctttctgtgctaccatctcccccttttttctctcttttttctttcctccgtTGTCCacatctctcatcctcttttcctccatctgcctctgtttctctctctctgcatcctcttcatctgtttttgcctttaGCTGGGTCCATGTATTCATATCATCATTACTGAGTGTCATCACAAGTGTTTCTCCTACCTCAGAATGACCTTGTATGACATGATCAGTCTCTGTATTATCATATTGCTGGATCGTCCATACATTGCTGACTGACAGCTTTGGGCTCTTGGCCTTATGCATCCACAAACTATTTGAATTAGTCACAGTCTTGGAGTCACTTGGATTCtcattttccttctctttgttgtgtttttcctgtAGCCATGCATGTTCCTTTTCGTCTTTTGTCTGCCTTTTCTCTTGGTCCATTGGGAGCTCCTTATCCTTCCACATATCTTCATCACTCAAGCTCTCTACGTCAATGTCATCGCTGTCACATGCCTGGATTAATTTCTTGGCCACTTTggctttcttccccttctcctccctctctctttgtgttatctgctccagctctctccttgtcttctcttgcatctcttttttctttctctcctcttctcttagtTTGgccctttccttttctctcagcctctcctcctgttcctttctctccatttctgcttccatccatctcttcctcctttcgTCCTCTTTCAGTTTTTCCATCATGGCtttcctcttgctctcctcttctttcagtCTCACAGTTTtcaattctctctgtctctccacttcTAGCTGCCTTGATTTGTTGTCCTCTTCCaatctcctttcttttcctctatctATGTCGGTCTTTACATTGTCCTTCAGGAAGAGCAAGTCTGGGTCTACACTGGCCTCCTCACTTTCATTCCAGTCTTCTTCTGATCCATCCTCAGTGTCTTCAAAGGATAGTCCCATGGACTTCCACAGCTGGGAGGTCTCCTCTATTTTCCACATCATATCTGTGTTCCTCTTGTCTCTCGTTTGTggctctttcactttctcatcctccttcttctccatcttctccttctcttcttttcctgaatTCTCACCAGCCTcatgtctctccttctccatttctttgtttatttcaatttctgcttcctttctttttcgctccatctcctccttccttctttcctctcttttttgctctgcctccactctcactttctcaatctcctctctctttctcaccatctctgCTTTAGCTCTCTCCATGTCTATCCTTCTTTCCTGTTCCTCTCTTATTCGCTCCATctccactctcactttctcaatattctgtcttcttttctctatcgcctgtttctctctttccatttttttgtatctttccatctctgttctccttctctccacttcCTCGTTTCTTAGAATCTCCTCTCTCATTTGCTCCACCTCCTTCGCCTGTTTCTCCGCCTCATCCATCCACAAGTCATCAGAGTCAGTCTCCCCGTCGCTGTCATCGCTGTCTCCTGAGAGAGCCTCCCCCCTCCTGTTCATCTCCTTCTCAGTTTCCTTCCAGTCTTCTTCTGATCTATCCTCAGTGTCTTCAAAGGATAGTCCCATGGACTTCAATGGCTGGGAGGTCTCCTCCTGTATTTTCTCACtcccctcttgtctctcctttcctttttgcCTCTGGTCCTcatgtccctccctctccatttctttgtGTATTTCAATTTTTACCTCTTTTTTTCGCTCCATctccactctcactttctcaatctcctctctctttctcactataTCTGCTTTAGCTCTCTCCATGTCTATCCTTCtttcctgttcctctcttttttgctctgtctccactctcactttctcaatatcctgtcttcttttttctatcgcctgtttctccctctccatttctttgtatctttccatctctgatctccttctctccacttcCTTGTTTCTCCACTTttgctccatctcctctctctttctcaccatctctgcttcagctttctccatctctatccttCTTTCCTGTTCCTGTCTTTTTTGCTTTTCCTCCATCCTCACTTTCTCAAtctcctttcccttcctctccatctctgctctcctcacCACTTCCTCTTTTCTTAGAATCTCATCTTTTATTAGCTTCACTTCCTTCTCCAGTCTCCCCACCTCCTTCCTTGTTCTCTCCAGCTCCatccttcttctctccatctcactctttctctctatccctgttaGCCCCCTGTTCATCTCCATCCTCACCTTCGCTCTGGCATACCTGTttggtgaaaattcactcaagttacctcaggactatAAGTATATTCACTCAACAACAATGTTTGTGCTGACTCATGTCctggcagacaagagagaggctCGGGCCCACTCTCATcttagaggaaaagagagagagcctgggcTCACTCTTAGACTGCAGTAGACAAGAGAAAAGCAAAtctaaacacatcacacacggtTTATATAGAATGAAGTTAGCGTTCTATGATGCCAAAGCACTAGAgataaccacatggtgggtCTCCCACATCTGAGgtcatcttgctatgctttttgcaacgtaatgcaAAGGACTGCTCATTCTTCTTATCAGCCTTTCCGTAaacacagaaggtacacttttaagcacatacacagagctaGAAACATCAGCACTTGAGAATAAAAGAtatacagaaagagaaaattCATGTTTCAGCTAagaaaggcatatgattaacatacatacatacttgataCATAAAGTCAGAGTTTCGTATTTCTCAAACAGTACCCTTGCAAGCTCTTGCCATTAAAAAACTCCATAACCAGATGTTTCCCCTTCTAGACGTTTCCACCCATTTGTTGATCCAAAGTGGATCTTTTGGTTTGGGAAAGACCAAAGATGCCAAAAGGCAAAGTTTAGCAAAGCTCACTATATTTCTATCACATTTACCTTTGTATAAATGTAATAACAATATCTGTTTCCTAGACCTGGTAATCTGAGACAGTCTATGACCTTCATGGGTTACTCACCGTGTGTCCTGGGTGGTGACCTCACGACGCCTGTTATGGGCCTCGAAGTGAGCCATGAAAGCCCTGAGGGGAAAAGAGATATTCATGTTTAAACCTATGAACAACCACAAACAATAGAACAATAGAGCCGATTGGGCACAATCTGATTCTATCAGTGGGATACCATGGATGGTCCCCAAGCCCACCATATCAGTGAGTGTATGACATACATACCTTACGAGGTTTTCGTgggtctctctcatctcctgttCCTTGGGCTTAGTCTTTTTGTGGGCGCCCGCCTGTTGTGTGACGGGCATTGAGTCCAGTGGGACACCATCCTGAGGCCTTTCGAAGCTTTCGTAGACATCCTGATGCCCAGCatcctttccctctgtctccataACCTCCAAACTACTCCCCCTCCTTATCTCCTCCGCTGCTTTGTTAAAATAAGTCTTCTTAATCTGTAATTCTGTtctatgagagagggagagattagaatgtattattttttaCTTACGTAAATGTTTCTATTGTGACATCATGATACTTGCAGGGACAATTCTCCAATCACAGAGCTTGATGGGCTTGACCTTTAACCCCTATTAGTAATGCATGTAACCCTAACAAATCCACAGTTGAAACAATGAGACAGAAAAATTATTAAATAACTTTTATTAATAGCCCCCTTGTTCTGAGCAAGCAATTTCATTATGATGTCTTGTTTCTATGACAACAAAATCCTGTCATGATTTGTTAAAGTAAAAGGCAACATACAACTAAATTACTTTTACAAAAATGTCCTTATTAGGAACAAGTAGAAACATGATAAGAGTCCAAACAATTTCAACTTGATGTCTAGTTTCTATGACAACAAAATCCTTTCATCACACAAAAGTGTGATGAAACATCTTTTTGGAATCTAAGGGAAAGATAGAGTTAGAAAATACAGTTTTGTCCTCCATATAGTCAATTTAGCCAAcccttttgtccaaagtgacttacaaaacagATAAAAATAGGGTAAAATTAACAATGAAAATGATAAGCTGTAAGCATAATAAAAAGATTTAAATATGATATTAAAGGAAAGTATCATATTAAAGTTAAACAATCAATTATTACCATAATAATAAGCAATAGTGATAATAAGAGTCCAAAAACAATTCCTGACTTTATCAAAAACAACATATCACTGACTAATCAGTATATTTTTTAAAAGCCTAGTATGTAATATTTTTGGAGGAAGTGCCCTTTccgaaatacatttaaaattaaaatgaatcacatttttacaaatatttctgaaATTTAAACTTCCACAGTGAATTAACTCACCTGTTCTTGCTGACTTTGCTGTAAACTGAAAGTGTTGTCTTTGAGGTTGTCATGGTCACGATCACAGATATCTTGTTCTTGATTATGACATCACAACATGCATCAGCATCATAAAATCTCAACCATTCCAAATGCTCAATCAGTGGCGTAAggtatagacatatatacatagacgacTTGGCCTTTGGATCGCGtgtcgccgccatcttggggaggtgaagactgtaaacaaacgcaagtgaacggtggagctgcgttttttctggataaaaagcactatggcgtttacatttctcaaccgatttcattgagtcgtttttatattcaagggtttatgatctacgtgatGTGTGTACCGaacaaagttttgtctccatgttacttagaatctcgatagttaggcTATGATTGCCATTAACAAATATGTtagttatcgatataaatagtgtttaattaatcaactttacatatttcagaagtgacgggtgtgtacacaatgaacgaagtcttgtttgactctcagcaggaacatttcttaccgtagaAATTGTgagaaaagtaataataatagaatgcTGACATACCACTGAGGGCAGCGGTGCTGAtaccagctgaactgctgcactgctgctaGCAGGGGGGTCGTTCGTAACGTCTAGTAAATAGACTGGGAGTGACTGgtcgacccaagctggtgaaagctgccacaatcagctgctggatataaaggtatagcacatgaagtttaaaatagtaaaagaaactaAATGTTTAAATCATCAATCAcaagttaattatagatgtcgtggctctcttttttCATGGCAGTTCATTGATCTCGTGGGTATGCTAGCCTACTCAGTTGCTcagccagctataactagctattGAACTcctacaacgttaacctactcactctagctgcaaatccctaccattgGAAATAATTGTGcaacagtataattagcacctatctcagcagatgtcttcaatatgttttattgttgtgccatatttctAAATCTTAATTTGTAAATTGTTCTTCCTAAAACCACTAGAgaacactatttaaaaggatattttcaaaaatgtcttatgggggaCCATGCCCCCAAACACCCCCagcttagcccccccccccccccccaaaaagtgGGAACCTAAATTCGCCCCTGATCATGAGACTGATGATTATAAACTTTTCACCGGCATTCAAAAAAGAACCTCTGTATTGCAGTGAAGAAAGGAATAGATGGAACTAATTGTATTAAACATTTCTGAGCCCACAAAACCATTCccagatggtgtttgtgtggcaaaTGTTTTCACTGACCCAAATGACTGCATACGGTAATTTGGTGTAACTTGGTGTTGTCAATGTGCCCGCATGGCACGCGGCCTAGTGAATATAATGTTTGGGCTTTTAGGGCCATTCAGGTGAAAACTGAGTACATTACACCCAAAATATAAGATCCATCTGTTTAGATGCTGATGGACACTGATCTTTACTGTTGAAATAATAATTCAATGGACTTCAAGTGTTCCATGGTAATTTGCATTTTGGCAACTAAATAAGTATTGAAACATTGCACATAGTTGTCAAGAATACCTGCAGACTTGTAATCTGTAAGCTCCATTATCAAATGTCATGCTTCCTTATATACGAT from Clupea harengus chromosome 8, Ch_v2.0.2, whole genome shotgun sequence encodes:
- the LOC122133103 gene encoding golgin subfamily A member 6-like protein 22, translating into MMWKIEEETSQLWKSMGLSFEDTEDGSEEDWKESEEASVDLDLLFLKDNGTTKIDREKERRLEEENKSRQLKVETQREMKTVRLKEEESKRKAMMEQLKEDERRKRGMEAEMERKEQEERLREKERAKLREEERKKKEMQEKTRRELEQITQREREEKGKKAKVANKLIQARDSDDIDVESLSDEDMWKDKELPMDQKKRQTKDEKEHAWLQEKHNKEKEDENVTNSNSLWMHEAKSRKLSVSNAWMIEQYDNTETDHVKQGISEVYVDTWTQLKAKTDEEDAEREKQSQMEEKRMREVDNGGKKKERKQGEMVAQTANKPPKISRDLEIVQKIEEERKKEEMEKAAQKEQKEAERRKIEIEEERKVREREEMRKIVEVMNRRWEALPGDSDDRNGATDSDDLWMDEVEKRRQVEVINPQNKPQEEGERGHTLPGSAQVNVEQKKKGRSVLKWLKKRLSFGTTKVKQ
- the LOC122133104 gene encoding trichohyalin-like; the protein is MHKAKSPKLSVSNVWTIQQYDNTETDHVIQGHSEVGETLVMTLSNDDMNTWTQLKAKTDEEDAEREKQRQMEEKRMRDVDNGGKKKERKKGEMVAQKENKTLRMSRDLEIVQMIEDERKKKEMEEAAQKEQKEHERRKKEIEEKKEVRERKEMRKTVEVMNRRGEALSGDSNESDGATDSDDLWEDELERQETERKREEIEKLRVETEQKREEQQRRMEEMERKRKHEDQRQKGKERQEGSEHSGKEEKEKMEKEEDEKVKEPQTRDERNTDMMQEIEEETSQLWKSMGLSFEDTEDGSEEDWNESEEASVDLDLLFLKDNGNTEIDRGKERRLEEENKSRQLKVETQREMKTVRLKEEESKRKAMMEKLKEDERMKRGMEAEMERKEQEERLREKERAKLREEERKKKEMQEKTRRELEQITQREREEKGKKAKVAKKLIQARDSDDIDVESLSDEDMWKDKELPMDQKKRQTKDEKEHAWLQEKHNKEKEDENPSDSKTVTNSNSLWMHEAKSPKLSVSNVWKIQQFDNTETDHVKQDHSEVGHTLLMTLSNDDMNTWTQLKAKTDEEDAEREKQRQMDEKRMRDVDNGGKKKERKKGEMVAQKENKTLRMSGDLEIVQKIEDERKKKEMEKAAQKEQKEDERKKKEIEEKKEVREREEMRKTKEVMNRRGEALSGDSDDSDWATDSDDLWMDELERRETERKREEIEKVRVETEQKREEQEKRMEEMMIAEMVRKKEEMEKATLRMDQKKTGRKLRRPV